In Drosophila teissieri strain GT53w chromosome 2R, Prin_Dtei_1.1, whole genome shotgun sequence, the following proteins share a genomic window:
- the LOC122615100 gene encoding uncharacterized protein LOC122615100, producing the protein MVWFKSLCLLLLSALLMLSVTSTDDEDHILDHDVDPDPGRMKYIWNPFLGFCGENASMMRCAGVCPETCAFKSLKCPKFCGVNCICKPDYVYDEKLQLCILKSDCPQDVKQEVVDTHRVFQ; encoded by the coding sequence ATGGTTTGGTTTAAATCACtctgcttgctgctgctgtcggcCTTACTGATGCTTTCGGTTACGTCAACTGACGACGAGGATCATATCCTCGACCATGATGTGGACCCGGATCCGGGTCGCATGAAGTACATATGGAATCCGTTTCTGGGATTTTGCGGCGAGAACGCCAGCATGATGAGGTGCGCTGGAGTCTGCCCCGAAACCTGTGCCTTCAAATCGCTCAAGTGCCCTAAGTTTTGTGGTGTGAATTGCATATGCAAACCTGACTACGTCTATGACGAAAAGTTGCAACTTTGCATCCTAAAATCTGATTGTCCCCAAGACGTGAAGCAAGAGGTTGTGGATACTCATCGTGTTTTTCAGTAA
- the LOC122615099 gene encoding uncharacterized protein LOC122615099, translating to MACRKVYFVVQLIGLILNELNAEETTEAPITWPDDIEEDTSESELTWPNELPVTETSAMTYRTARTLDHMDALRDDEEFMEKPHRKRFNEFDSREKKYRISNPIGEEVALKRKPLPEEQYIKQPFIFGCCHNSTNVRCAGVCPETCEYRSKYCVPLCGPPCRCKRGYVYNIPRRACTLRADCPKGIVQSKNGIYRVFL from the coding sequence ATGGCATGTCGGAAGGTTTATTTTGTCGTACAGCTAATCGGACTTATTCTAAATGAACTAAATGCAGAAGAAACTACAGAGGCCCCGATTACCTGGCCGGATGACATTGAAGAGGACACCTCGGAATCTGAGTTAACCTGGCCCAATGAACTTCCGGTAACGGAAACTAGTGCCATGACTTATCGCACCGCTCGAACCTTGGATCATATGGATGCTTTGAGAGACGACGAGGAGTTCATGGAAAAACCGCACAGAAAGCGCTTTAACGAATTCGATAGCCGTGAGAAGAAATATCGCATCTCTAATCCAATAGGTGAAGAAGTTGCCCTCAAGCGGAAGCCGCTCCCTGAGGAGCAGTATATTAAGCAGCCCTTCATATTCGGCTGCTGCCACAACTCCACAAATGTGAGATGCGCTGGCGTTTGTCCGGAGACGTGTGAGTACCGCTCCAAGTACTGCGTACCGCTTTGCGGACCGCCCTGCCGCTGTAAGCGCGGCTATGTCTATAATATTCCGCGAAGGGCCTGCACCCTGCGCGCCGACTGTCCCAAGGGGATCGTTCAGAGTAAGAACGGGATATACAGGGTATTTTTGTGA